The Rhineura floridana isolate rRhiFlo1 chromosome 8, rRhiFlo1.hap2, whole genome shotgun sequence genome includes a region encoding these proteins:
- the LOC133390837 gene encoding acrosin-like, whose amino-acid sequence MVQKATHADDTTCDGVCGRRPLAGSHHMMRVVSGSDVLPGTWPWMVSFQVVTRKGNVNTCGGSLISPRWVLSAAHCFQVKKDIPWYRVVIGTNRISNPGPDVQRRLIKNVVNHEFYKSDMTLNDGGVHNDISLVELDRPVNCSDYIQPACLPDKSVTVSLLTHCYVSGFGSMEVKTGKVPDVMQEGRVNLIPKETCRNVEWWHHHILDENLCAGHEKGGVSTCAGDSGGPLVCREERSERYWLVGVTSWGSHSCGEPKKPGIYTSTQRYLDWIQLTTKENLFTPSHAPALAPFHSQAKAPSHDLGHNQAMASSHNQAQPPSHNLAHHQAKSSSHDEANRMGSHSKAHNMVRASWDKAITMGSHPSSLDNRAPNMGPNISSLDNRACKMACQDKFPKMAWADLQAMGRISHSATTTVPASSIRRGVQNLQPMRRLSCQAILAKPCHIWAGKKVVGPKGASNSVV is encoded by the exons GCCACACATGCCGACGACACCACCTGCGA TGGTGTCTGTGGAAGACGCCCGTTGGCAGGCAGCCATCATATGATGCGGGTTGTGAGCGGCAGCGATGTTCTTCCAGGAACGTGGCCCTGGATGGTCAGCTTCCAGGTAGTAACACGGAAGGGAAATGTGAATACCTGCGGAGGTTCGCTCATCAGCCCTCGCTGGGTCCTCAGTGCAGCCCACTGCTTTCAGGTCAAAAA GGACATACCATGGTACAGGGTAGTGATTGGTACTAACCGCATCTCCAACCCTGGTCCTGATGTCCAGAGACGCTTGATCAAGAATGTGGTGAATCATGAGTTCTACAAGAGTGACATGACCTTGAATGATGGCGGAGTACATAATGACATTTCCTTGGTGGAGCTGGACAGGCCGGTCAACTGCAGTGACTACATACAGCCAGCCTGCTTGCCTGACAAGAGCGTGACGGTGTCGTTGCTAACCCACTGCTACGTCAGCGGCTTTGGCTCCATGGAAGTGAAAA CAGGCAAAGTGCCTGATGTCATGCAGGAGGGGCGAGTTAACCTCATTCCCAAGGAGACCTGCAGGAACGTGGAGTGGTGGCACCATCACATCCTTGACGAGAACCTCTGCGCTGGACACGAGAAAGGAGGTGTTAGTACTTGCGCG GGTGACAGTGGCGGCCCCCTCGTGTGTAGGGAAGAAAGGTCTGAACGTTACTGGTTGGTTGGAGTCACCAGCTGGGGATCGCACAGTTGTGGCGAGCCAAAGAAGCCAGGGATCTACACCTCCACTCAACGCTACCTTGACTGGATCCAACTGACAACCAAAGAGAACCTTTTCACACCCAGTCACGCACCA GCCCTGGCCCCCTTCCACAGCCAAGCCAAGGCCCCCTCCCATGACCTGGGGCACAACCAGGCCATGGCCTCCTCTCACAACCAAGCCCAGCCCCCCTCCCACAACCTGGCTCACCACCAGGCCAAGTCCTCCTCCCATGATGAGGCCAACAGGATGGGGTCCCATTCCAAGGCCCACAATATGGTACGTGCCTCCTGGGACAAGGCCATCACCATGGGGTCCCACCCGTCCTCCCTGGACAACAGGGCCCCCAATATGGGGCCTAACATTTCCTCCCTGGACAACAGGGCCTGTAAGATGGCATGCCAGGACAAGTTCCCCAAGATGGCATGGGCAGATTTACAGGCCATGGGCCGCATTTCACACAGCGCCACGACAACAGTTCCAGCGTCAA GCATTAGGAGAGGGGTgcagaacctccagcccatgcgCCGTTTGTCCtgccaggccattttggccaagccatgccatATATGGGCAGGTAAAAAGGTGGTTGGGCCAAAAGGGGCTTctaacagtgtggtgtag